The Nerophis ophidion isolate RoL-2023_Sa linkage group LG05, RoL_Noph_v1.0, whole genome shotgun sequence genomic interval GCATGAATAtaaaaaaagagctcagcagcgcatgcactttttgcgtcggctGAGAAGAGCACAGCtacctccccccattctcagcacattctacagaggcactatagagagcctactgaccaactgcatctctgtctagACTGGAGCCTGCattgcctcagactggaagtctctgcagagagtggtgtggatggccgaaaagatcatcaggactcctcttcctcctatccaggaaaccgcaaaaagccgctgccagACCAAGTCTcaaaaaatctgcagagactcctcccaccaaggactgttttcactgctggactctagaaagaggttccgcagcctccgtagcagaacctccaggttctgtaacagcttcttccctcaggccaaagagtcttgaacgcatcataataattccccccccaaaaatgaattaacttgctggaatatatataaaatataacatacatccataaacgtggatgcatctgcaaaagtgcaatatatttatacagtaatgtatttatttatatctgcaccttattgctattttatcctgcactacaatggagctaatgcaacgacatttcattcttatctgtactgtaaagttcaaatatgAATGACAATAAGAGGAAGTCTAAATCTATAGTGCCATGAATAGACATGTCAAACTGAACTGTTCAGGTTTAAACTTTGTCATTAAATAGAATAAGCACAGTGCAGTGCATGTTTGCGGCACCTTTAACACGACTAGAAGATGGTTTAACCATTTCAAACTAGTATTTTGAAATACCAAACCAGAAGGCAAAAACAATACAACTGAAGTTCGTTTATATAAAAGTTCAAAAGTAGATGTTTTCATTTTCGCTCAATTTAGTCTTCATAGATCCTCGATAAAGATTGCGTTCTGAATTATTAAATCATAGTTAGTAAATGTGCATGTTTCACCTTCCCGTGGACGTAGATGGTTTTCTCCCTCGCGGAATCACTCAACACGGCGGTGCTTTGAAAGCCAGACAGGGCATTTGTGTCGTTTCCATTCTCTGCCCGGTCATTTTCACAGTCCGACTTCACCTTCTTGGTTGGTTGCGATAATTCATTTGTTGCCTCGAGGTCCTGTTGTCTTTTGACCGAAACATCCGCCATTTTTGACGACGCTTCGCCACAATCCACAGAGATTGTTTATATTAGAATGAACGCTCACTCCTTAAACGCAACACATCCAAATTTTGCGCATGCGCTGATTTTCTTTCACTCTAAAGCAATTATTTGCCATTAAAGAACTAAACACAGTACACCATAATACATAGTACACAGTATAATATAATCATAAATCTAATGTATGGCTAACTTACTGCTGAATTCCGGTTTGTTAATTTGTTTATACGGGACACCCTATTTTTCTAGGCATTGGTAATACACAATTTCCTTCATATTTACACAATAGTTCATGTATTATCTATTATGAATCAAttagaagtagggctgggcgatatggaccaaaAAGTATATTGCGATATATTTTTTACTGTAACTCGATATTCGATAAACTtttcggtgaaagtatacatataaatattttgagcgatattcagtaaaattgaagtgaatgacatcTGTTCtgtaacccagttagtcaagatgggaaTTAACAGCACATACAATAAATTGTTTAAGTAGTACAGAATTACATGAcgtaaatgaaataaatattacTCATACGTAAAATAAATagcatagctgtgcaaataatacaaaatgtatcaaactcagataaaatgTACATTTGCAGGCAGGTATTTTGTGATTTCctttcctggttcgatgacccgccctatcttggctctgattggcctgtctctaaccaatcgtgactcatcacagtaaacaaccaaccaatcatggatgttcttatacatgCAAGCGTgttcttggaaggaggaaggggagggttttagtagcccatggaggggagcgggggagaacaaggaacacaacaaataagcggcgtttgggcattttaacgtgaaataaactatatcgatattttcttaattcatatcttgtttacaaaatatattgatatatcgcccggACCTAATTAGAAGTATACGAAGttccagcagtcctgggttcaaatccaggctcggggtatttctgagtggagtttgcatgttctccccgtgaatgcgtgggttccctccgggtactccggcttcctcccacttccaaagacatgcacctggggataggttgattggcaacactaaattggccctagtgtgtgaatgtgagtgtgaatgttgtctgtctatctgtgttggccctgcgatgaggtggcgacttgtccagggtgtaccctgccttccgcccgattatagctgagataggcgccagtgccccccgcgaccccgaaagggaataagcggtagaaaaatggatgaatggaactaTGAAATACAGCCCTTAGATTCGAGGAGTGTTCAAGTGACAGACACCTTGTTTAGCTAATAGAATCAATGTTTATGGGCGGGGATATTTGTGGTCAGACCAATCAAAACGCAGCACTTCACATAATGAGGAAGCAAtttaacaacaacagcagcaatgTTTAACTGTTGTGATAAAGTTTGGAGTTGGCGTGTGAGGAATGTTTTATGTTGACATTATTTACATGCAgccttaaaaacaatattttgacgTCCATCAACATGTGCACTACTCTCCATACATGTATTCTCGTTGTCGTTTACGCGCTTGCTGTCGTCGCGAGAAAAAAAGGTAAACTAAGTTTATATTGTTCCATTATTGATATTCTGTAACTATATATATTGTCAACAAGAACTGACCACACTTTAATGTTTATCACTTTGAGTCACACAGGGCAAGTGTTTAATTAAATTCATTTGCAGTGATTAGTAATAATCGGATGCTTGTTATCCACTTTGCTGCTGGGCAAGTACAATATTGATGCCtgtgtatttgtttttgttaatcacttcctctttttttttttttttttttaccggtttAATACATGTGTTGTACCAATTTATTGTCTTTGAATTTAGAGAGACAAAACGTCCTTTTTATAATTGCTGACGATCTGAGGCCATCCATGGGTTGCTATGGAGACACAACAGTAAAGTCACCAAACATTGACCAGCTGGCGTCCAAAAGCCATGTTTTTCTTAATGCATATGCACAGGTAAAATTGTGTTGCCAATTTAAACATGCAGGTATtgctaatataaataaatatatcgcCAAAGTTTTACATGTGAATTTATTCTTCCTTCTTTTTTGCAGCAGGCTGTATGTGCTCCTAGTCGCACCTCCATGTTAACAAGCCGCAGACCAGACACGACCAGGCTGTATGACTTCAAATCATATTGGAGAGTTCATTCGGGAAACTACACAACACTTCCACAGTACTTTAAATCGAATGGTTATGACACCATGTCTGTGGGTAAAGTCTTTCACCCTGGTGAGATAAGTTACACGATTCCGCACATAGTTGCTGCATTGTTAAGGGACAATCAACTGTGTTCTTTTTGTTGGCAACAATGGCCTTGGTGTAATTGTGTCTGCAGGCATTGCCTCGAACCACACGGATGACTACCCTTACAGCTGGTCCATTCCTGCATACCACCCTGCTTCATTCAGATTTGAAAAACAAAAGGTACAGGCAGGAAGGGACAATCGTGCAATCGTTGTTAGATACTGACTAATTACCCAATTACCTATCCCAAATACCAAGCGAAAGATGTTGGAGAGTGCAGAAAATTGCGTACGCTGTCAACAGTATTAGTGGACCTTGTGTAATGTGGCAGAAATAAAGagaaaaaagcatatttttaatattttcctCAAGTAAAAAGAATAATAATGTCATCAAattatggacggcgtggcgcagtgagagagtggccgtgcgcaacccgagggcccctggttcaaatcccacctagtaccacccttgtcacgtccgttgtgtcctgagcaagacacttcacccttgctcctgatgggtgctggtttgtcccttgcatggcagctccctccatcagtgtgtggatgtgtgtgtgaatgggtaaatgtggaagtagtgtcaaagcgctttgagtaccttgaaggtagaaaagcgctatacaagtacaacccatttatcaaattGATGGAACATTTTAGACTAAACTAGTGTTACAAAGCCATTGTAGTTATAAGGTGGATGCAAAGAAACGGATActcttaaataaaaataaaatggagGAAACTGTGCCACCGATGAATTGTGTATTTtcagatggaaaaaaaacaaaaaacatttactgTTACATTGATATCAACACCATGGATATTATAAAACTATATAGTCTGATTGGGCCTTTTTATTCCCATTATTTGTGTCCATGTATATAGGGCTATCGGCtcttttttgtatttctacaaaCGCAGAAACCTGCAAAATGTGAACTCAAACTTTGTTTCCAGATGTGTAATGGAGAGGATGGTCACCTCCATGCCAACCTGCTGTGTGCAGTGAATGTGACAGACCAGCCTGGAGGAACACTCCCTGACATGGAGAGTGCTGATGAGGCGGTGCGGCTACTAAAGACTCGGGTTGATGGCGTCCCTTTCTTCCTGGCCGTGGGCTTTCACAAACCTCACATTCCTTTCAGGATACCAGAGGTACACATGGTCTCATCTACACAatgtagggtttgcaaagactCATTACTATGCTAGCTGCAGGTGTTTCTGGCGTGCTGTGCTGCATTAGGCATCATTTATACAAAAGCTGCACGATTATGGCAGAAATGAGAATAGTCacaattatttttatcaatattaaAAATCACGATTATTCATAATATCAGGTAATATAGTACTGGGGTCGGAGGGACTCCACGCCATCATGTCATTTTTTATTAACCAGTCAGATAAAAAGGCTAGATAAACGTTATCCATATgtttaaagacaaatatttgtgtttttattctttattagtaTTAACGTGTCTGCTGTACACTTCTAAACATTCCAAAATGCTATGTCACATGAATTGTTTTTTACGTTAATAATTAATAAACCTTCTGACATGAAAATCCCCCGCACCTAATATAAAAAAACAtggagttttgtttttaatatcaATTCAAAACACAAAAGCAGTTTGGCCAATGAAAATGAAGTCTACAAGCCCTGTTGTTTTACAACACCACCATGTTAATCAGTGCAATattttggccaacaaaaataaatagaaatgatACCTCTCACATTTCATACACAATCTTCATGCCTCACTGACAACTTCTAGAGTTGATGTTATCGGGAACAATGACAAAGTTAGCTATTTAATAATGAAAGAATGACTTTCCCAGTAACCGGCAATACGCTCCTCACACATTATTTTACAGACTGCCCGCTGCATGTTTCCTCTCACCAACATTTGAGTGATGCAGCAACTCGTGACGAGCCGCTGTTGTGCTttcaaaatgaaaatgaaaatctAAAATTTTTCTCTTCAGTGGTATAGTTTTTGGCTGGTAAAGACTTgtttgtctccaatattgtccacacgttACCATCTAATATAGCAATGGGGTCTTAAACGCACGCCGAGACCTCGTGGTAGTCAAGCAAGTGAGTTGAAGTAAAATGAAGCGATTGGCAGCAGCCACCCCGGGAAAAGTTAGTTAATGTTTCAGTTCGGTGTGGTGATGGAGTTTTATGGTCTTACACAATGGCCCCTGGCTTGGATGGGCGCACGCTTCACAGGGCTGTTCTCTGCCACCCCGGTTGTGGAAGGTCTTGATTTGAAATGCGAGGAGCCTCctttttcaatgttaatattgCAGACAGTCCCCCTCATGTAATCATGGCAGCCAAAATCGTAATTGTGATTAAAagattaattgtgcagccctaat includes:
- the LOC133553434 gene encoding iduronate 2-sulfatase-like isoform X3 yields the protein MLTLFTCSLKNNILTSINMCTTLHTCILVVVYALAVVARKKERQNVLFIIADDLRPSMGCYGDTTVKSPNIDQLASKSHVFLNAYAQQAVCAPSRTSMLTSRRPDTTRLYDFKSYWRVHSGNYTTLPQYFKSNGYDTMSVGKVFHPGIASNHTDDYPYSWSIPAYHPASFRFEKQKMCNGEDGHLHANLLCAVNVTDQPGGTLPDMESADEAVRLLKTRVDGVPFFLAVGFHKPHIPFRIPEEYLRLYPIENMTLVPDPDVPKRLPPVAYNPWTDIRKRDDVQKLNISFPYGPIPKDFQLRIRQHYYAAVSYMDSQVGRLLNALDNLGLAQSTVVVFTSDHG